A region from the Aeromicrobium choanae genome encodes:
- a CDS encoding SGNH/GDSL hydrolase family protein — MRTLRRPAVLAAVLTLTAGLVTALPASAADRTPAWHHPHSGERYVALGDSFVAGPGIATQQPGGCARSDHNFPSLVAAEIGAKSFTDASCSAARTTHYWNPQTIGAETVPPQLDALTRKTTLVTLGTMGGNDVGLVGLAQTCLVQGCSTLPTQPFHDAIDALAPVYERLIADVRQRSPHATIVAVGYGTYVPRETCAALLNATNADLAYLQSMIDRLSDTIGEVAADEGIAFVDMRDIEGWQEHSGCADPAEQWVRALNPYGDGAPLHPSTAGMAQMADQALEMIEPLLQARRASVRRVSAAAHTVRLHAVCHGPARRPDVTLRVTGGKGLATAATFRIGGTTVGTDTRAPFTLTRSARPLSDLRGSVHAKVTLEHGTVTRTTSVQASRPRCLR; from the coding sequence GTGAGAACCCTTCGCCGACCCGCGGTCCTGGCCGCAGTCCTGACCCTGACGGCCGGGCTCGTGACCGCCCTGCCCGCTTCGGCGGCCGATCGCACCCCCGCATGGCATCACCCCCACTCGGGTGAGCGCTACGTGGCGCTGGGCGACTCGTTCGTCGCAGGACCCGGCATCGCCACGCAGCAGCCGGGCGGCTGCGCGCGCAGCGACCACAACTTCCCGAGCCTGGTGGCCGCCGAGATCGGCGCGAAGTCGTTCACCGACGCCAGCTGCAGCGCGGCGAGGACGACGCACTACTGGAACCCGCAGACGATCGGCGCCGAGACCGTCCCGCCGCAGCTCGACGCGCTGACCCGCAAGACCACCCTCGTGACGCTGGGGACCATGGGCGGCAACGACGTCGGCCTGGTCGGGCTGGCCCAGACGTGCCTCGTCCAGGGCTGCAGCACGCTGCCGACGCAGCCGTTCCACGACGCCATCGACGCCCTCGCACCCGTGTACGAGCGGCTGATCGCGGACGTGCGCCAGCGCTCGCCGCACGCCACCATCGTGGCCGTCGGCTACGGCACCTACGTCCCGCGCGAGACGTGCGCCGCGCTCCTCAACGCCACGAACGCCGACCTGGCCTACCTCCAGTCGATGATCGACCGCCTGAGCGACACGATCGGCGAGGTCGCGGCCGACGAGGGCATCGCCTTCGTCGACATGCGCGACATCGAGGGCTGGCAGGAGCACTCCGGCTGTGCCGATCCCGCGGAGCAGTGGGTCCGGGCCCTGAACCCCTACGGCGACGGCGCGCCGCTGCACCCCTCGACCGCCGGCATGGCCCAGATGGCCGACCAGGCGCTCGAGATGATCGAGCCGCTCCTCCAGGCCCGCCGGGCGTCGGTCCGACGCGTCTCGGCCGCGGCCCACACGGTGCGTCTCCACGCGGTGTGCCACGGACCCGCTCGCAGGCCGGACGTCACGCTGCGCGTCACGGGCGGGAAGGGACTGGCCACGGCGGCCACCTTCCGCATCGGCGGGACGACCGTCGGCACGGACACGCGCGCCCCGTTCACCCTCACCCGCTCGGCGCGCCCGCTGAGCGACCTGCGCGGGTCGGTGCACGCCAAGGTCACGCTGGAGCACGGCACGGTGACCCGCACGACGTCCGTCCAGGCCAGCCGGCCGAGGTGCCTGCGCTGA
- a CDS encoding response regulator has protein sequence MIRVLVVDDDFMVARIHERFVERTDGFSIAGTAGTGAEALSAVAELEPDLVLLDVHLPDMDGIEVLRSLRAAGHGVGVIMVTAERDAEVVRAALLGGAQQYLVKPFEYPELADRLRAVARSLTALRSESEPDQTAIDRAFGGGTPGSSPLPKGLSTETAASLLRALENAGEVSAAEAAELVGLSRVSARRYLEHFVHTGHATVRLRYGAAGRPERRYLLG, from the coding sequence GTGATCCGCGTCCTCGTGGTGGACGACGACTTCATGGTGGCGCGGATCCACGAGCGCTTCGTGGAGCGCACCGACGGGTTCTCGATCGCCGGCACGGCGGGCACCGGCGCGGAGGCGCTGAGCGCCGTGGCCGAGCTCGAGCCCGACCTCGTGCTGCTGGACGTGCACCTGCCCGACATGGACGGCATCGAGGTGCTGCGCTCGCTGCGTGCGGCGGGCCACGGCGTGGGCGTCATCATGGTGACCGCCGAGCGCGACGCCGAGGTCGTGCGCGCCGCACTGCTCGGCGGCGCCCAGCAGTACCTGGTGAAGCCCTTCGAGTACCCCGAGCTCGCCGACCGCCTGAGGGCTGTCGCCCGGTCGCTCACGGCCCTGCGGAGCGAGTCCGAGCCCGACCAGACGGCGATCGACCGTGCCTTCGGCGGGGGCACGCCAGGCAGCTCGCCCCTGCCGAAGGGCCTGAGCACCGAGACCGCGGCGTCGCTGCTCCGGGCCCTGGAGAATGCTGGTGAGGTGTCGGCGGCCGAGGCCGCGGAGCTCGTCGGGCTCTCCCGGGTCAGCGCACGCCGCTACCTCGAGCACTTCGTCCACACGGGCCATGCGACCGTCCGGCTCCGCTACGGCGCCGCCGGTCGCCCGGAGCGGCGCTACCTGCTGGGCTGA
- a CDS encoding sensor histidine kinase — MVIVVKRTGMGTRHGPPGGRRLTLAGQVLLLQLAVVAGVLIVVAVISFRQSTDAFTDERGSAMRSVAEYLAGGEVVRTAVDDAAATRTLAPFVERAVALSGATDVLVTDPDGVVIAAAEPSRVGTTVDLGESRVREGRGWSGDVVRDGRRYVTAHAPVIADDGTLVGIAVAEQSYPSWWDRVADSSSDLALYLGLGALLGGLGTWAVAHLLKRRTRGLGGEEIATLADHRYALLHSIREGVVAVDNAGTVTVMNDAARRLLDVTGDPVGRPISTVGLDPELTALIAGDAEARDAVVLTGDRVLVVNRRAASSRGLGIGSVTTMRDRTDVVEVEQQLSSNLSISDALRAQTHEFANRLHTISGLVELGEYDELASLLGTLTRERAVLDASLRESVRDPAVAALLAAKASQAAEAGLRLTIDEASRLSTLDPDLAADLTTVLGNLVDNALDACRGGAGSEVVVRVGEVDGTIEVVVSDDGPGVPDEIAGSIFSRGYSTKPEVLGGRGIGLPLVRLIATRRGGSATLDDGGPGATFRVRLPRAGDAP; from the coding sequence GTGGTCATTGTGGTCAAGCGCACGGGCATGGGCACGCGCCACGGCCCGCCGGGCGGGCGCCGGCTGACGCTCGCGGGCCAAGTCCTGCTGCTGCAGCTGGCCGTCGTCGCCGGCGTGCTGATCGTCGTGGCGGTCATCTCGTTCCGCCAGAGCACGGACGCCTTCACCGACGAGCGCGGCAGCGCGATGCGATCGGTGGCGGAGTACCTCGCCGGAGGGGAGGTCGTGCGCACCGCCGTCGACGACGCGGCGGCGACGCGCACGCTGGCGCCCTTCGTGGAGCGGGCCGTCGCCCTGTCGGGGGCCACCGACGTGCTGGTCACCGACCCCGACGGCGTCGTGATCGCCGCGGCCGAGCCGTCCCGGGTGGGCACCACGGTGGACCTCGGGGAGAGCCGCGTCCGAGAGGGTCGCGGGTGGAGCGGCGACGTCGTCCGGGACGGCCGACGCTACGTCACCGCGCACGCCCCCGTGATCGCCGACGACGGCACGCTCGTCGGGATCGCCGTCGCCGAGCAGTCGTACCCCTCCTGGTGGGACCGCGTGGCCGACTCGTCGAGCGACCTGGCCCTCTACCTCGGCCTCGGCGCCCTCCTCGGCGGCCTGGGCACATGGGCCGTGGCGCACCTGCTCAAGCGGCGCACCCGCGGCCTGGGCGGCGAGGAGATCGCCACGCTCGCCGACCACCGGTACGCCCTCCTGCACAGCATCCGCGAGGGCGTCGTGGCGGTGGACAACGCCGGCACGGTGACCGTCATGAACGACGCCGCCCGGCGACTGCTGGACGTTACGGGCGATCCCGTCGGGCGCCCGATCAGCACGGTGGGGCTCGACCCGGAGCTGACGGCCCTGATCGCGGGCGACGCCGAGGCCAGGGACGCCGTCGTGCTCACGGGCGACCGGGTGCTCGTGGTGAACCGCCGCGCCGCCTCGAGCCGCGGTCTGGGCATCGGCAGCGTCACGACCATGCGCGACCGCACCGACGTGGTGGAGGTCGAGCAGCAGCTCAGCTCGAACCTCTCGATCAGCGACGCCCTCCGCGCCCAGACCCACGAGTTCGCCAACCGGCTGCACACGATCTCGGGCCTCGTCGAGCTCGGCGAGTACGACGAGCTGGCGAGCCTGCTGGGGACCCTCACGCGTGAACGCGCCGTCCTGGACGCGAGCCTGCGCGAGTCCGTGCGGGACCCCGCCGTCGCGGCGCTGCTGGCGGCCAAGGCGAGCCAGGCGGCCGAGGCGGGACTGCGGCTGACGATCGACGAGGCGTCCCGCCTGTCGACGCTGGACCCCGACCTGGCCGCCGACCTCACCACCGTGCTGGGCAACCTCGTCGACAACGCGCTCGACGCCTGTCGGGGCGGGGCCGGGAGCGAGGTCGTCGTCCGGGTGGGCGAGGTCGATGGCACGATCGAGGTCGTGGTGAGCGACGACGGACCGGGCGTGCCCGACGAGATCGCCGGGTCGATCTTCTCGCGGGGATACTCGACCAAGCCCGAGGTCCTCGGGGGACGTGGCATCGGACTGCCGCTCGTGCGTCTCATCGCCACCCGACGTGGCGGCTCGGCCACCCTCGACGACGGCGGCCCGGGTGCGACGTTCCGCGTCCGGCTGCCCCGCGCGGGTGACGCACCGTGA
- a CDS encoding Bug family tripartite tricarboxylate transporter substrate binding protein, translating into MITWATKGRRRTIGIGLVAALVLAMLAGCGVTRADDDDPANKRLRMMIPNSPGGGYDLTGRAGVRAMEENELTGRFEVTNVIGAGGTVAMQRLMNERGADDLMMTMGLGVVGSVFTNGSDATVDKATPIAQLVSEPEGILVPKDSPFKNVQDFVDAWKKDPGSVTIGGGSSPGGPDHLFPMQLAQELGIDAKDVNYITYDGGGPLTTALLGSKIEVGMSGLGEFEGQIEDGSLRVLAVSGEERLDTVDAPTLKEEGVDFSFINWRGVLAPPGISDATRDEYIELLTAMHDTPEWREALERNGWIDDFTTGDEFGTFLEEQNERVASTLEELGLA; encoded by the coding sequence ATGATCACGTGGGCAACGAAGGGCCGCCGCCGCACGATCGGGATCGGGCTCGTGGCGGCGCTGGTGCTGGCGATGCTGGCCGGATGTGGCGTGACGAGGGCGGACGACGACGATCCCGCCAACAAGCGACTGCGCATGATGATCCCGAACAGCCCGGGCGGCGGCTACGACCTGACCGGCCGGGCCGGAGTACGGGCGATGGAGGAGAACGAGCTCACCGGCCGCTTCGAGGTCACCAACGTCATCGGCGCCGGCGGCACCGTCGCGATGCAGCGGCTCATGAACGAGCGCGGCGCCGACGACCTCATGATGACGATGGGCCTGGGCGTCGTCGGCTCGGTCTTCACGAACGGCTCCGACGCCACGGTCGACAAGGCCACGCCCATCGCGCAGCTGGTCTCCGAGCCCGAGGGCATCCTCGTCCCGAAGGACTCGCCGTTCAAGAACGTGCAGGACTTCGTGGACGCCTGGAAGAAGGACCCGGGCAGCGTGACGATCGGGGGCGGCTCGTCGCCCGGCGGGCCCGACCACCTGTTCCCGATGCAGCTCGCGCAGGAGCTCGGCATCGACGCGAAGGACGTCAACTACATCACGTACGACGGTGGCGGACCCCTGACGACGGCCCTGCTCGGCTCCAAGATCGAGGTCGGCATGTCCGGCCTGGGGGAGTTCGAGGGCCAGATCGAGGACGGGTCGCTGCGCGTCCTGGCGGTCTCGGGCGAGGAGCGACTCGACACCGTCGACGCGCCCACGCTCAAGGAGGAGGGCGTCGACTTCAGCTTCATCAACTGGCGCGGCGTGCTCGCCCCGCCGGGCATCTCCGACGCCACCCGCGACGAGTACATCGAGCTGCTGACGGCGATGCACGACACGCCCGAGTGGCGCGAGGCGCTGGAGCGCAACGGCTGGATCGACGACTTCACCACCGGCGATGAGTTCGGCACCTTCCTGGAGGAGCAGAACGAGCGCGTCGCCTCGACCCTCGAGGAGCTGGGACTCGCATGA
- a CDS encoding tripartite tricarboxylate transporter TctB family protein — MNTSGTTPSRTVDTPQYGLAAFVAFVGIVVLVDALGLDPGFADQPVQPYAFSYAIGSVLVVLGLLLAVATWRGDVAEPEEGEDVDLSSGLDWPTLLQLVAVIVVVVALINWLGWAIMGAFLFAASARILGSRRLLLDIGVGLVLSLVTWYGFYVGLGIPIPAGILDGVL, encoded by the coding sequence ATGAACACCTCGGGCACCACGCCGTCACGCACGGTGGACACCCCTCAGTACGGACTGGCGGCGTTCGTCGCGTTCGTCGGGATCGTCGTACTGGTCGACGCGCTCGGGCTCGACCCGGGCTTCGCCGACCAGCCGGTCCAGCCCTACGCCTTCTCCTACGCCATCGGCTCCGTCCTCGTGGTCCTCGGCCTCCTGCTGGCCGTCGCCACCTGGCGCGGTGACGTCGCCGAGCCCGAGGAGGGTGAGGACGTCGACCTGAGCAGCGGCCTGGACTGGCCCACGCTGCTCCAGCTCGTCGCCGTGATCGTGGTCGTCGTGGCCCTGATCAACTGGCTCGGCTGGGCGATCATGGGCGCGTTCCTGTTCGCGGCGTCGGCCCGGATCCTCGGCAGCCGCCGGCTCCTGCTCGACATCGGCGTGGGCCTGGTCCTGTCGCTGGTGACCTGGTACGGCTTCTACGTCGGCCTGGGGATCCCGATCCCCGCCGGCATCCTGGACGGGGTGCTCTGA
- a CDS encoding tripartite tricarboxylate transporter permease has protein sequence MDLLLEGFANALTPENLMYAVIGVLLGTAVGVLPGIGPAMTVALLLPITYNVEPAGALIMFAGIYYGGMYGGSTTSILLNTPGESSSVVTALEGNKMAKGGRAAQALATAAIGSFVAGTIGSILLVVLMPRIADIVVELGAPSYFAIMLFALFTVTAVLGSSKLRGFISLFLGLTLALVGSQTGQARLTFGRPELADGIDVVVVAVAIFAIGEALWVSAHLRRRPLEIIPVGQPWMSKADWGRSWKPWLRGTAYGFPFGALPAGGAEVPTFLSYVTERRLTKHPEEFGKGAIEGVAGPEAANNASAAGTLVPLLAIGLPTTATAAVMLLAIQSYGIQPGPQLMDTEPELVWALLASLFIANVLLLVLNLPMAPIWAKLLRIPRPYLYAGILFFAGLGAYSVNFQAFDLALLLVLGLLGFAMRRFGLPVLPLIIGVILGPRLEEQLTTALAISQGDVSTLWSEPVAVLVYVLMALIAVVMAVMAWRRRGQEPDEIDRVLDRAAAADTNDI, from the coding sequence ATGGACCTGCTCCTCGAAGGCTTCGCCAACGCCCTCACGCCCGAGAACCTCATGTACGCCGTCATCGGCGTGCTGCTGGGCACGGCCGTGGGCGTGCTGCCGGGCATCGGCCCGGCCATGACGGTGGCCCTGCTGCTGCCGATCACCTACAACGTCGAGCCCGCCGGCGCCCTCATCATGTTCGCCGGGATCTACTACGGCGGGATGTACGGCGGCTCGACGACGTCGATCCTGCTGAACACCCCCGGCGAGTCGTCATCGGTCGTCACCGCCCTCGAGGGCAACAAGATGGCGAAGGGCGGACGCGCGGCGCAGGCCCTGGCCACCGCGGCCATCGGCTCGTTCGTCGCCGGGACGATCGGCTCGATCCTGCTCGTCGTGCTGATGCCGCGCATCGCCGACATCGTGGTCGAGCTCGGCGCGCCGTCGTACTTCGCGATCATGCTGTTCGCGCTCTTCACGGTCACGGCGGTCCTGGGCTCGTCCAAGCTGCGCGGGTTCATCTCGCTGTTCCTCGGCCTCACGCTCGCCCTGGTCGGCTCGCAGACCGGCCAGGCACGACTGACGTTCGGCCGCCCCGAGCTGGCCGACGGCATCGACGTCGTGGTGGTCGCGGTCGCCATCTTCGCGATCGGCGAGGCCCTGTGGGTCTCCGCCCACCTGCGCCGGCGCCCTCTCGAGATCATCCCCGTCGGACAGCCCTGGATGAGCAAGGCCGACTGGGGCCGGTCGTGGAAGCCGTGGCTGCGCGGCACGGCCTACGGATTCCCGTTCGGTGCCCTTCCCGCGGGCGGCGCCGAGGTCCCCACGTTCCTGTCCTACGTCACCGAGCGCCGCCTGACGAAGCACCCCGAGGAGTTCGGCAAGGGTGCGATCGAGGGCGTGGCCGGACCGGAGGCGGCGAACAACGCCTCCGCCGCCGGCACCCTCGTCCCGCTGCTGGCCATCGGCCTGCCCACCACGGCGACGGCGGCGGTCATGCTGCTGGCGATCCAGAGCTACGGGATCCAGCCGGGTCCGCAGCTGATGGACACCGAGCCCGAGCTCGTCTGGGCACTGCTGGCCAGCCTGTTCATCGCCAACGTGCTGCTGCTCGTGCTGAACCTGCCGATGGCCCCGATCTGGGCGAAGCTGCTGCGCATCCCGCGGCCCTACCTGTACGCAGGCATCCTGTTCTTCGCCGGGCTCGGCGCGTACAGCGTCAACTTCCAGGCCTTCGACCTGGCCCTCCTGCTGGTGCTGGGCCTGCTCGGCTTCGCGATGCGGCGCTTCGGCCTGCCGGTCCTGCCGCTCATCATCGGCGTGATCCTCGGACCGCGCCTCGAGGAGCAGCTCACCACCGCACTCGCCATCTCGCAGGGCGACGTGAGCACCTTGTGGAGCGAGCCGGTCGCCGTCCTCGTCTACGTCCTGATGGCCCTCATCGCGGTCGTCATGGCGGTCATGGCGTGGCGCCGGCGTGGCCAGGAGCCCGACGAGATCGACCGCGTCCTCGACCGGGCCGCGGCCGCCGACACGAACGACATCTGA
- a CDS encoding universal stress protein: protein MTIVVAYSPDRYGRAALAHGAAEATLRGEHLLVVNDTRGDALVDDRFAHEDEIAGVRDRLETLGLTAEVRQEVVRDVAEGVVKAATETGASLIVVGVRHRSPVGKALLGSVAQRVILDATCPVLSVKPDEESDGI, encoded by the coding sequence ATGACGATCGTGGTGGCCTACAGCCCCGACAGGTACGGACGGGCGGCGCTGGCGCACGGTGCCGCCGAGGCGACGCTGCGCGGCGAGCACCTGCTCGTGGTCAACGACACGCGCGGCGACGCCCTCGTGGACGACCGGTTCGCCCACGAGGACGAGATCGCGGGAGTCCGCGATCGGCTGGAGACGCTGGGGCTCACCGCCGAGGTCCGCCAGGAGGTGGTGCGCGACGTCGCCGAGGGCGTCGTCAAGGCGGCCACGGAGACCGGGGCGAGCCTCATCGTGGTCGGCGTCCGGCATCGCAGCCCGGTGGGCAAGGCGCTTCTGGGCAGCGTCGCCCAGCGCGTGATCCTCGACGCGACGTGCCCGGTCCTGTCGGTCAAGCCCGACGAGGAGTCCGACGGCATCTGA
- a CDS encoding acyltransferase has protein sequence MSTTASTTTTARRYELDHLRVIATLGVILLHTGVIPVVLWRDSLPELVSAFNVGNAANSLGRFAVNCFFMTSGALLLDPVRRFVLRSQFLRVALPTLTWIVIYAVANAMLRQQELRGVKGGLSDPAELGLGDLVRALVSGPAVYHLWFVYVLLGIYLTVPLLRALTDRAEPQRLRLLTWFLVLWFLADLLPRWGTWLLEERFPPAYPAPLAALPTGYIGLFVLGFVLSHYRDRLRVPSLAWLGLAAVGLVWTFVGVWQAASHGDPDVYAAYDNLKPPVLMYSVGVFAFFATRSWGPGPAWPLVKRLSELSFRIYLVHVLVLHTLRYTTELGPLVEERPVVGLPLIYVATVVLSVLVAWALDFVKPLRRWI, from the coding sequence ATGAGCACCACGGCGAGCACGACCACCACCGCGCGCCGGTACGAGCTGGACCACCTGCGCGTCATCGCGACACTCGGCGTCATCCTGCTGCACACCGGGGTGATCCCGGTCGTCCTCTGGCGCGACTCCCTGCCCGAGCTGGTCTCGGCCTTCAACGTCGGCAATGCCGCCAACTCGCTCGGCCGCTTCGCCGTCAACTGCTTCTTCATGACCTCCGGAGCCCTGCTCCTGGACCCCGTGCGGCGGTTCGTGCTGCGGTCGCAGTTCCTGCGAGTGGCACTGCCGACCCTGACGTGGATCGTGATCTACGCCGTCGCGAACGCGATGCTGCGGCAGCAGGAGCTGCGCGGCGTCAAGGGTGGCCTCAGCGACCCCGCCGAGCTGGGACTCGGCGACCTCGTCCGAGCGCTGGTGTCCGGCCCCGCGGTCTACCACCTGTGGTTCGTCTACGTCTTGCTCGGGATCTACCTGACGGTGCCGCTGCTGCGTGCGCTGACGGACCGCGCAGAACCCCAGCGACTCCGGCTGCTGACGTGGTTCCTCGTCCTGTGGTTCCTCGCCGATCTGCTGCCGCGGTGGGGCACCTGGCTCCTCGAAGAACGGTTCCCGCCGGCCTACCCCGCCCCGCTGGCCGCCCTGCCCACGGGCTACATCGGGCTCTTCGTGCTCGGCTTCGTCCTCAGCCACTACCGCGACCGGCTGCGCGTGCCGTCGCTCGCCTGGCTCGGCCTCGCGGCCGTGGGGCTCGTCTGGACGTTCGTGGGGGTGTGGCAGGCCGCCAGCCACGGCGACCCCGACGTGTACGCCGCCTACGACAACCTCAAGCCGCCCGTGCTGATGTACTCCGTGGGCGTCTTCGCGTTCTTCGCCACGCGCAGCTGGGGGCCCGGTCCGGCGTGGCCGCTGGTGAAGCGACTCTCCGAGCTCAGCTTCCGCATCTACCTCGTGCACGTCCTGGTCCTGCACACGCTGCGGTACACGACCGAGCTCGGCCCGCTCGTGGAGGAGCGTCCGGTGGTCGGGCTGCCGCTGATCTACGTCGCCACGGTGGTGCTCTCGGTGCTGGTCGCCTGGGCGCTGGACTTCGTCAAGCCGTTGCGCCGCTGGATCTGA
- a CDS encoding DsbA family oxidoreductase, with product MNDNAARPVKVDIWSDIACPWCFVGKRRFERAVADWDGDVEVEFHSFELAPDTPVDFEGSEVDFLAHHKGMDPAQVEQMLSQMTALAADEGLSYDFEALRHTKTLLAHQALHFAKAHGLQSELKERLLSAYFEQGRHVGRVDELVTLGSEVGLDADALREALESETYAADVDADIAQARAYGINGVPFFVFDGRLGVSGAQAPETFREALDRVATEASA from the coding sequence GTGAACGACAACGCTGCCCGTCCCGTCAAGGTCGACATCTGGTCCGACATCGCCTGCCCGTGGTGCTTCGTCGGCAAACGCCGATTCGAGCGAGCCGTGGCCGACTGGGACGGTGACGTCGAGGTCGAGTTCCACAGCTTCGAGCTGGCGCCCGACACCCCCGTGGACTTCGAGGGCAGCGAGGTGGACTTCCTGGCCCACCACAAGGGCATGGACCCGGCCCAGGTCGAGCAGATGCTGAGCCAGATGACCGCGCTCGCCGCCGACGAGGGCCTGTCCTACGACTTCGAGGCCCTGCGGCACACCAAGACCCTGTTGGCGCACCAGGCGCTGCACTTCGCGAAGGCCCACGGCCTCCAGAGCGAGCTGAAGGAGCGCCTCCTGTCGGCGTACTTCGAGCAGGGACGCCACGTCGGACGGGTCGACGAGCTGGTCACGCTCGGCTCCGAGGTGGGCCTCGACGCCGACGCGCTGCGCGAGGCGCTCGAGTCCGAGACGTATGCGGCGGACGTCGACGCTGACATCGCGCAGGCCCGCGCCTACGGCATCAACGGCGTGCCGTTCTTCGTGTTCGACGGCCGTCTCGGCGTGTCCGGCGCGCAGGCTCCCGAGACCTTCCGCGAGGCGCTCGACCGCGTCGCGACGGAGGCCTCGGCATGA
- a CDS encoding universal stress protein produces the protein MTIAVAYRPDDYGRAAVRWAAAEAEANKEKLVLITVSEIDPEFDPPEEIDLSEFTERFDLDGLECEVRRAASLSVSDVVIDEAVDAGAERLVIGIRKRTPVGKMLMGRVTQMILLDAPMPVIAVKP, from the coding sequence ATGACCATCGCCGTCGCTTACCGACCCGACGACTACGGGCGCGCCGCGGTGCGCTGGGCAGCGGCCGAGGCCGAGGCGAACAAGGAGAAGCTCGTCCTGATCACGGTCAGCGAGATCGATCCGGAGTTCGACCCGCCCGAGGAGATCGACCTCTCGGAGTTCACCGAGCGCTTCGACCTCGACGGGCTCGAATGCGAGGTCCGCCGGGCCGCGTCGCTGTCGGTCTCCGACGTGGTGATCGACGAGGCCGTCGACGCCGGCGCCGAGCGCCTCGTGATCGGCATCCGCAAGCGCACCCCCGTCGGCAAGATGCTCATGGGCCGCGTCACCCAGATGATCCTCCTCGACGCCCCGATGCCCGTCATCGCCGTCAAGCCCTGA
- the tyrS gene encoding tyrosine--tRNA ligase: protein MTDHVIDDLQARGLIAHSTDLDALRAEIDEGPITYYVGFDPTAPSLHVGNLLQLLTARRLQLAGHRPLILVGGSTGLIGDPKEAGERVMNSKETVAEWVERIRAQVSRFVDFGGDDGATVVNNLDWTQPMSVVDFLRDIGKHFPVNRMLARDVVASRLEAGISYAEFSYVLLQSMDYLELFRRHGAVLQTGGSDQWGNLTGGVELIRRAEGAKVHALATPLITKADGTKFGKTESGTIWLDPELMSPYAFYQSWIQAEDSKVGEYLKQFTFLPVEEVDALMAEHDERPGARGAQRRLAAELTTLVHGEAETKAAELASGALFGRGELDDLPESTLAAALREAGAVEVPRGTTLVDALISSGLAESKSAARRAIGDGGAYVNNQRADDPDLELGDEHVLHGSWVVLRRGKRSVSGVQVV from the coding sequence ATGACCGACCACGTGATCGACGACCTCCAGGCGCGCGGCCTGATCGCGCATTCGACCGACCTCGACGCCCTCCGTGCCGAGATCGACGAGGGGCCGATCACGTATTACGTCGGCTTCGACCCCACCGCCCCGAGCCTGCACGTCGGCAACCTGCTCCAGCTCCTGACGGCGCGCCGCCTGCAGCTGGCCGGCCATCGTCCGCTGATCCTCGTGGGCGGCTCCACCGGCCTGATCGGCGACCCGAAGGAGGCGGGGGAGCGGGTCATGAACTCCAAGGAGACCGTGGCCGAGTGGGTGGAGCGCATCCGCGCCCAGGTGTCGCGCTTCGTCGACTTCGGCGGTGACGACGGCGCCACGGTGGTCAACAACCTCGACTGGACCCAGCCCATGTCGGTGGTCGACTTCCTGCGTGACATCGGCAAGCACTTCCCGGTGAACCGGATGCTGGCCCGCGACGTCGTGGCCAGCCGGCTCGAGGCGGGGATCAGCTACGCCGAGTTCAGCTACGTGCTCCTGCAGTCGATGGACTACCTCGAGCTCTTCCGGCGACACGGGGCCGTGCTCCAGACCGGCGGCAGCGACCAGTGGGGCAACCTCACCGGAGGAGTGGAGCTCATCCGGCGGGCCGAGGGGGCGAAGGTCCATGCCCTTGCGACGCCGCTCATCACGAAGGCCGACGGCACCAAGTTCGGCAAGACCGAGAGCGGCACGATCTGGCTCGACCCCGAGCTGATGAGCCCGTACGCCTTCTACCAGTCTTGGATCCAGGCCGAGGACTCGAAGGTGGGGGAGTACCTCAAGCAGTTCACGTTCCTGCCGGTCGAGGAGGTGGACGCGCTGATGGCCGAGCACGACGAGCGGCCCGGCGCCCGCGGGGCCCAGCGCCGGCTCGCCGCCGAGCTGACGACGCTCGTGCACGGTGAGGCGGAGACGAAGGCGGCCGAGCTCGCCTCGGGTGCGCTGTTCGGACGGGGGGAGCTCGATGACCTACCCGAGTCGACTCTCGCGGCAGCACTGCGGGAGGCGGGGGCGGTGGAGGTGCCGCGTGGCACGACCCTCGTGGACGCGCTCATCTCCTCCGGCCTGGCCGAGTCGAAGTCGGCCGCACGACGGGCGATCGGCGACGGGGGCGCGTACGTGAACAACCAACGTGCGGACGACCCGGATCTCGAGCTGGGCGACGAGCACGTCCTGCACGGGTCGTGGGTGGTCCTGCGACGTGGCAAGCGGTCCGTTTCGGGGGTCCAGGTCGTCTGA